In one Macaca fascicularis isolate 582-1 chromosome 6, T2T-MFA8v1.1 genomic region, the following are encoded:
- the ZMAT2 gene encoding zinc finger matrin-type protein 2 — protein sequence MASGSGTKNLDFRRKWDKDEYEKLAEKRLTEEREKKDGKPVQPVKRELLRHRDYKVDLESKLGKTIVITKTTPQSEMGGYYCNVCDCVVKDSINFLDHINGKKHQRNLGMSMRVERSTLDQVKKRFEVNKKKMEEKQKDYDFEERMKELREEEEKAKAYKKEKQKEKKRRAEEDLTFEEDDEMAAVMGFSGFGSTKKSY from the exons ATGGCGTCGGGCAGCGGG ACAAAAAACTTGGACTTTCGCCGAAAGTGGGACAAAGATGAATATGAGAAACTCGCCGAGAAGAGGCTCacggaagagagagaaaagaaagatg GAAAACCAGTGCAGCCTGTCAAGCGAGAGCTTTTACGGCATAGGGACTACAAGGTGGACTTGGAATCCAAGCTTGGGAAGACAATTGTCATTACCAAGACAACCCCTCAATCTGAGATGGGAGG ATATTACTGCAATGTCTGTGACTGTGTGGTGAAGGACTCCATCAACTTTCTGGATCACATTAATGGAAAGAAAC ATCAGAGAAACCTGGGCATGTCTATGCGTGTGGAACGTTCCACCCTGGATCAGGTGAAGAAACGTTTTGAGGTCAACAAGAAGAAGATGGAAGAGAAACAGAAGGATTATGATTTTGAGGAAAGGATGAAGGAGCTCAGAGAAGAG GAAGAAAAGGCCAAAGCatacaagaaagagaaacagaaggagaagaaaaggagggcTGAGGAGGACTTGACATTTGAGGAGGACGATGAGATGGCAGCTGTGATGGGCTTCTCTGGCTTTGGTTCCACCAAGAAGAGTTACTGA